TGTGGGCTAAAAGGTCTCatcctagtccacacccatatttGAAAGGGTCATTAAAAAAAACATTAGTCGTCGTTTCAAAAAACTATATTTAGAATAAAaatacacacacttaaatatagtACCTAGAGGAGCAGGCACAATGCAGCGATATCGGTCTTCACGCCAACAGACGCTCGATAGAATCCGCGATACATGAAAGACAGAATAGCAGTGCCCCAACCGTAACATCCCAACTCGTCCAGATGCTCCAGAAAGGGCAAATACCTCAAGCTCACATGCGAACCCGATGTGTTCGGGAAcatgatgcccccgaatataacaAGAAGGTACAGATGAGCACGAtggtcaacatcagcctgaggtGTGTCCTCTGTAATCAGATGTTGCATATCTATGAGGCGCAAGTGCTCGAAGATGGAAGACATCAACAACCGACTCTGTCCCCATATATGACCCTCCTCAGGCGCGAAACCAGTGAGCTTGGTCAACTCCTGCCGATACGACGACATCTGCTGGGGCTCCTGAATAACCAAAGCACGTCCATCGACCTGGAGACCGTAAAGGACCTCCACGTCCTGAAAGGTGATGGTGGCCTCActagtgcggagatgaaatgtataGGGTCTCCGGTCGCCATCGCTCAATCATGGCCGTCACAAGAGCCCTGTCATGCTGTACGCGACCAACAGCGATGCAACGGTAGATACCGCCCCAATATAGTATCTCTAagacacgaggatgtgggggtCGAGCTGCTAAAATATCCCATGCTTGCTCCACAACCTT
The sequence above is a segment of the Lycium barbarum isolate Lr01 chromosome 6, ASM1917538v2, whole genome shotgun sequence genome. Coding sequences within it:
- the LOC132644698 gene encoding protein MAIN-LIKE 2-like, translated to MSSYRQELTKLTGFAPEEGHIWGQSRLLMSSIFEHLRLIDMQHLITEDTPQADVDHRAHLYLLVIFGGIMFPNTSGSHVSLRYLPFLEHLDELGCYGWGTAILSFMYRGFYRASVGVKTDIAALCLLL